In Halostagnicola larsenii XH-48, the sequence TCGGCGCTGCTCATTGGTGCACTGATGGTCCACAACGTCAATCCTGGCCCTGGACTCTACGAGGACGAATCGGGGCTACTGTACACGATCTTTATCGGGTTTTTGTTGATTTACGTTATTATCCTCGTGTTCGGACTCCTCGGGGCGAATTACTGGGCCCGTCTGATCAACATCCCGCAGGCGTACCTCTGGCCGGTCATCTTCGTCCTCTGTGTGATCGGAGCGATCGCACTCTCCGGGACGGTTTTCAACGCGTGGGTGATGGCTGTAGCGGGTGTGCTCGGTTTCGTGATGCGTCTCCGAGGGTATCCGTTAGCCCCGATGGTGCTTGGGTTGATACTCGCACCGATAGCCGAAGAAAACCTTCGACGATCGATCGAACTCTCCGGCGGGTCGCTGGATATATTCTACACTAGCCCAATCGCACTCACCGTCATCCTCCTGAGCATCGCGACTATTGCCGCCCCAGCGGTCCGAGCAATCCGCAGCTAACTTCTCGTTTTCGTTCCGTCTTATTCTTCGCTTTCGTCATGTCTTATCTTTCGATTTTGTCACGTCTTATCCTTCGCTTTCGGTACGTTCGTCTTCTATCGACGGAGTTCGGTCGTTTCTAGAGCGAGTTCACAGTGGGTTCATCAACACAAACCACCAGTACAGTCGATCCGACGCGAGGAAGACCCTCGTTTGAAACAGTTCATCAGTAGTTCTGAGGAATCTAATACAATGGGGGTTTCTGTGATAACTGGTATATCAGTACCCACAGTCGAGAACGTAGTTTGCGACGAGCAAAAGACAGACGACACCGAGAAGAACCGCCAGGAAGCCGATGGAAACGCCCCAACCGAACAGGTCCGCGAGCGATCCAACGACCACCGAACCGGAGGCGGCGATCGTCATGTAGACCGTCCGAAAGAGCCCAAACCCGAATCCCTGTTCGTCTTCAGAAAGTCGATCCATCAACCGGGGAAACACCGCTGCCCCCCATCCCATGCCGATCCCGAGCAAAACGGCTCCGACGGCCATCAGCTCCGTACTTGGCCCCTGAATAAGTAGACTGAAACCAGCCATGCCCGAAATCATACAAATCCCGATCGCCGGATCGCGTCCGAAACGATCCGCAATAGCACCGACACCAACCTGTAACACGCCCTGTGAAAGGAAGTACAATCCAAACAGGATTCCCGAAAGCGTCGTTGAAAGTCCATGGTACTGGACCAAAAACGTGGGCAAAAACGAGGCGACTGCTTGCCAACTGAACTCCGTAACGATCGCGATAGTGCCCGTGAACACGATCGGCGGGCGCGAGAGCAAATCGAAAATTGGCTCGAGTTTGAACTGTTCACTCATCGATCCATCGGGGTTCGACGGTTCAATGGGGCGGATACGCCAGAGCGCAAGAATGAATACGAGAAATGCGACGATCGCTGTGAGAAAGAGAGCCGGTCGCCACCCATACCGAACGGCCACCCACGTAATCACGACCGGTGTCGCCAGGCCCGCAAGCGGAGCACCCGAGTTGTGAACCCCGATTGCAGTGCCTGTATCGTCGTATATCCGCGTCAGGAGCGTGGTCGCCACGCTGTAGTGGAGCCCGGCCACGCCGCCGAGTAAGACGGTTCCGAGAACGAAGACGCCGAATCCTGGTGCGACTACGATCACGAGCGTCGTGAGACCTGTTCCCGCGACCGAAATTAGGATGATAAGTCGTTCGCCGTACCGGCCTGCGAGTATCCCACTGGGAAACTGCGTCAGTGCGTACGCGAGCCACATACACGTCAAGGCGGCTCCGATTTGTGTACGAGAAACGTCAAACTCAGCTGCGATATCGGGAACGACCGGGCTGATCGCCAGTCGTCCGAACACCGTTACGAACAGTGCCAACGTACAGACGGTGAGCACTGTTTCCCGATACTGCCAACCCATCGCTTGCACGGAGTTTTCGGGTGGAATCGGTAAACGCTTTGGAAATGCTTCGGATTGGGAACGCTTCGAATCGGTGTCTGAAGGTGGAAGTGTCTCCAATCGGTGTCCGAAAACGGCGGTACCAGCAGTAGTATTCGTATCATCCAACAATAGAACACAGGCCCATCGAGGAGATTATATATTTGATTGTTTGTACTTTTTAGAGATTGACCACCATATGATATATTGAGTGTATGGCTACTAGATCGTGGGTATCATCTCACTGCCAATAGGAAGGGCATACAGAAGATCGTGCTGTGCGGTGCCCATACACGGAATATTGCTGTTGAGAGGCTAATAATGGGGAATTCGTCCAGGCCGACGGACGAACCTATCAAAATATCTCCCGATGGGTTGGGTCGATACTAACCGACAGATATCATCGATGAGATCGACTGTATACAACGATAAGAGATACTCAAGTGAGTATGTGACAAATACGGTGATTTTGATTGTAGATCTCCCATCAGCGGAATATGCCGACAGTACCATCAAACATACCAATACAACACATATAGAATGTTTCAGATATAATTGTGTCACCGCTAGAGACTACTCGAAATGGAAAACCAGAATAGACGAGAAGTATCGACTTCGCCAGCGACGCTGTGCAACAGTCGGAAGGGGAGTGAATAGGAACATTTTATAACGTTGAGTGAGAAACCGTACCATGGACCGTGAGGAGTTCGCTCTTGCAGCGACAACGAATGATCTAACACGGGAGTCGGAAGCTCGAGGGGCGGCGGATTGTATTGAATTTCGAATGGACAAGGCCGAGGACCCACTCGCGCAACTCGAGAACTACGACGGGGAGTTGCCGATCATTGCGACGAACCGTTCACAGTGGTTCGGCGGCAATGCAATCGATCACGGTCGACTCGATCGATTGATGGAAGCGGCACGGTCCGAGTCCGTCGAAATGGTCGATATCGAACTGGAAACCGCGCGCGGAAAAGAGTGGGTTCTCGAAGAGTTTCGCGAGACGGACATCGAGCTAATCATCTCCTTTCACGAATTCGAGGAAACGCCGGACCAAACAACGCTCGACGCGATCATCGAGGAGT encodes:
- a CDS encoding MFS transporter, coding for MGWQYRETVLTVCTLALFVTVFGRLAISPVVPDIAAEFDVSRTQIGAALTCMWLAYALTQFPSGILAGRYGERLIILISVAGTGLTTLVIVVAPGFGVFVLGTVLLGGVAGLHYSVATTLLTRIYDDTGTAIGVHNSGAPLAGLATPVVITWVAVRYGWRPALFLTAIVAFLVFILALWRIRPIEPSNPDGSMSEQFKLEPIFDLLSRPPIVFTGTIAIVTEFSWQAVASFLPTFLVQYHGLSTTLSGILFGLYFLSQGVLQVGVGAIADRFGRDPAIGICMISGMAGFSLLIQGPSTELMAVGAVLLGIGMGWGAAVFPRLMDRLSEDEQGFGFGLFRTVYMTIAASGSVVVGSLADLFGWGVSIGFLAVLLGVVCLLLVANYVLDCGY
- a CDS encoding type I 3-dehydroquinate dehydratase, with product MDREEFALAATTNDLTRESEARGAADCIEFRMDKAEDPLAQLENYDGELPIIATNRSQWFGGNAIDHGRLDRLMEAARSESVEMVDIELETARGKEWVLEEFRETDIELIISFHEFEETPDQTTLDAIIEECAQYGDIAKVATFANDRTDTLRMLRAINSATEDGIQIAGISMGEIGSHVRVLGPLYGSKLGYAPLETDTSEYAPGQISLQRVRSLIDAIEQGEAATQIIDGVEERAPASHGYSQTD